In Syngnathoides biaculeatus isolate LvHL_M chromosome 5, ASM1980259v1, whole genome shotgun sequence, the following are encoded in one genomic region:
- the nacad gene encoding uncharacterized protein nacad isoform X2, with the protein MPGESAHGSAPADEHPGQGENHIGLPGPGKSRHPSTASTPSDSGSSPSDSGSSPSPSTPQKLLPSHTSPFGPRLFLATPNSTGTPRPQPEGSDHRHKNLPRLSGKLGGHGPCGRLVPVKMERIKVLTGSEVESDYPEPKTTDTRVVMGQETLLKPSEILKRTRLHGHCGQANPSTVIQSFAEAQTKTNTTQTETKDEKCKIKNLDKEDKETEHAPSSTLHVSPVLAIPYPVSSPCLEPVTNDDNLMSKEAAQSPANVEVPSQSVREQACPVTLSFCEPTYSVDPLRVGLPSSLDPDLYYTAPSTPIKMAPHSSHLKHHSYPGSPAFSPSPGLPSDSDDLCSPVTSPSGSYMTAEGGSWTSSYASSASPSTSPNLLLAEDTQEARACFVGSLSEIGDEVGEDKVRTRPEREGETVRELYMHSSEDIINPQLGITGATIPEEEEVQNDEDETRISRESCRPCWATKNTSPPRSSSSHTSDSQEDGGESESSFCPREEAGARMEDHCRPTHTFLKLELDPCISEVNYRHIPDQREKTSTDVTPDIASSNPSPDSPVVQLDSFCPGAFGGPGPSSFMFPQTASAEDLLEEERMIPVSLIPFPPHTSLIFKADSFEITLFPTEDDNEVVMDRNEDKDVDAYAAGEEEADVEDGDEEDDDDDSVDDDASCNKTVDGGHDDEGDDDDYDDDSDNSAEPTEDAKVEVRVVEEEEDEEQDDEEGEYVRKVVEGATDEDSSASFLHTLSETSINEGLDDFFCFQDGTDDSLDSASYNGEEDERLYSTERHAQSLEPTLDSTEIPSKSETGLANAIDQTESLDIQQCPDTKVNHSETTRLSADVSTESKFKEIGQKSEEAMGRSSPSDNTKPGQADEIPAKLLTAPTQCDSSRKGHGNLIEMIETFGWEERSKHSHCERSHNHTTAQSSNCPSIGKLETTHHGSPVLQNESADEDDMKDVGVEQPNEGTEERDSYKLLIKHSHYQSGSHVAAGTSRIVPSRCSSKRSDKPEREDQNKKNMNSRADITSVDCRATDLGFSSLGMTTATNDLNKGVLPLSYPKEPSPNPSNIPVSPSPEVILGLADNLTLTPEHRPGDSGQENLSTDERVLGVSGSPHSPLAISPKRENSETDTRSKIDHGPRIWCDDKYGLHSGSISEFGVWGAGESLSLSLGKKYELEADSVLVCGTRGRRTENTVTPNMNNEAYKKYDIAFGYVLETKDHNRMDGKRKEDKEPIGEGTSEADLVCWKSIEEISEADGGERLPNDDVSNLNHANDNTDTQIQVTWMDSNNNNDSTFESLEIAMREGLNALSEDVKPEFVSVKVTESVSNIPLEEMPLRASVAPNDEEDREGSFAGQTSSTTQTPSPEESHCSLTSINTRESKSETSQHLNSRPERSPDDQTITQDGNVALYLLDGSFGSFNPTCKSHGSTTNQRANNGLPSESDEVLAEPETSDASLVTDRPVDEPKTKDAFKGQQCVSLNSGTGDEENVKRGCTKNSRKKKETPASSQTTLEAFAHDTAKDALSTEKAGAIKKGRRRKQHKAFKAATNLDSSPEVADDEKKPLAPKRTSTDGSSVAIGGLSKMNKGKKANNEMSAVQCQRKKDKSGSHVQLETSEKPTPENLNAPVEPNQEQEGLDNRAEIFENRQEVLDNRPPSNSERGIRVDINDNNIDDDQISQANTLATPSSSSASPVSSSSPIHQASTEPEPDLPTRVQVSHSGLSSHQLPSQATSHTTATINATSATSRQAAVSQILPNAEEATITTLTKSDQSVAFASASLEMSKPTQESSCSSSCRTAKQGCTKDSAEDSSFVKRAKDNEEDRGLSRHVQRSVVKEATGNRSGSTARTAPISPNKSQPFSSHRLTDKESACSVKRGHANSEDFKNGSLVASCNESESEGSVPELVEEPVRSPQPRSFSSVDEGPNRPKQSRSEKKARKAMSKLGLKPVHGVTRITIRKSKSILFVISRPDVFKSPASDIYIVFGEAKIEDLSQQAHKAAAEKFKVPVTSTPLAPPVPPSLNVKEESEEEEEEVDDGGLEQRDVELVMAQANVSRAKAVRALQHNKNDIVNAIMELTM; encoded by the exons ATGCCGGGGGAGAGCGCTCACGGATCCGCGCCCGCCGACGAGCATCCGGGCCAGGGAGAGAACCACATCGGGCTCCCCGGACCAG GCAAAAGCAGACATCCGTCCACGGCGTCTACACCCAGTGACAGTGGCTCGTCCCCTTCTGACAGCGGTTCCAGTCCTTCTCCCAGCACTCCCCAGAAGCTACTACCATCACACACTTCCCCATTTGGACCCAGACTATTTCTTGCAACGCCTAACTCCACTGGGACTCCAAGACCTCAACCCGAGGGGTCTGACCATCGACACAAAAACCTGCCGAGATTGTCTGGAAAGTTAGGCGGTCATGGACCTTGTGGGCGCCTTGTCCCTGTAAAAATGGAGAGAATCAAA GTCCTGACTGGTTCTGAGGTGGAGAGTGATTATCCAGAGCCAAAGACCACAGACACCAGGGTGGTGATGGGCCAGGAGACACTCCTCAAACCATCGGAGATCCTGAAGAGGACACGATTGCATGGACACTGTGGCCAGGCTAACCCATCAACAGTCATCCAAAGCTTTGCTGAAGCTCAGACAAAGACAAACACGACTCAAACggaaacaaaagatgaaaagtgCAAAATTAAAAACCTGGACAAGGAAGATAAAGAAACGGAACATGCGCCATCCTCAACTCTACACGTTTCCCCTGTGCTTGCAATACCTTACCCCGTGTCCTCCCCTTGTTTGGAGCCTGTCACAAATGATGACAATTTGATGTCTAAGGAAGCGGCTCAAAGCCCTGCTAACGTCGAAGTGCCTTCCCAATCTGTCCGTGAGCAGGCGTGTCCGGTCACGCTGTCCTTTTGTGAGCCAACTTATTCCGTCGACCCGCTCCGAGTGGGCCTGCCCTCATCCCTCGACCCTGACTTGTACTACACCGCCCCTTCTACTCCAATCAAGATGGCGCCACACTCCTCGCATCTCAAACATCATTCATATCCTGGATCTCCTGCTTTCTCCCCCTCTCCAGGCTTGCCCTCAGACAGCGACGACCTCTGCTCCCCTGTGACCTCCCCCTCTGGCTCTTATATGACAGCTGAGGGAGGAAGCTGGACCTCTTCCTATGCATCATCTGCCTCCCCTTCCACTTCTCCCAACCTCCTGCTCGCCGAAGACACGCAGGAGGCCCGTGCTTGTTTTGTTGGTTCCTTGTCTGAGATCGGAGATGAAGTTGGCGAAGACAAAGTGCGAACACGTCCAGAGCGTGAGGGTGAGACGGTAAGGGAATTATATATGCACTCTTCGGAGGATATCATTAATCCGCAGCTTGGGATAACAGGTGCAACGATACCTGAAGAAGAAGAGGTTCAAAATGATGAAGATGAGACCAGGATTTCCAGAGAAAGTTGTCGTCCTTGTTGGGCGACAAAGAATACATCTCCACCAAGGAGCAGTAGCAGCCACACCAGTGACTCCCAGGAAGATGGTGGAGAGTCTGAGAGTTCTTTCTGTCCGCGAGAGGAGGCCGGTGCAAGGATGGAGGATCACTGCAGACCCACACATACGTTTCTCAAACTGGAACTGGACCCGTGTATATCCGAGGTAAATTACAGACACATACCTGATCAGCGAGAGAAAACGTCAACAGATGTCACTCCTGATATAGCCTCGTCCAACCCTAGTCCTGACTCACCTGTCGTTCAACTGGATTCGTTCTGTCCTGGAGCCTTTGGTGGGCCTGGCCCCAGTTCTTTTATGTTTCCTCAGACTGCTAGTGCTGAGGATTTACTGGAAGAAGAAAGGATGATTCCCGTCTCTCTCATCCCGTTTCCTCCTCACACGAGCCTTATTTTTAAAGCAGATTCCTTTGAAATCACTCTCTTTCCCACAGAAGATGACAACGAAGTAGTCATGGACAGGAATGAAGACAAGGATGTCGATGCATATGCAGCAGGAGAGGAGGAAGCAGATGTTGAAGACGGTGACGAAgaagatgacgacgacgactctGTAGATGATGATGCCAGTTGCAATAAAACTGTGGATGGTGGGCACGATGATGAgggcgatgatgatgattatgatgatgacagCGACAACAGTGCTGAGCCGACTGAGGACGCGAAGGTGGAGGTGAGAGTggttgaagaggaagaagatgaggagCAAGATGACGAAGAGGGAGAGTACGTCAGAAAAGTGGTGGAGGGTGCTACCGATGAGGATAGCTCAGCCTCTTTTCTTCATACACTGTCAGAGACGTCTATCAATGAGGGTCTGGATGACTTTTTCTGTTTCCAAGACGGTACAGACGACTCATTAGATTCTGCCTCCTATAACGGGGAGGAAGATGAGCGACTGTACAGCACCGAGAGGCATGCGCAGTCGCTAGAACCGACACTGGATTCTACTGAAATACCATCAAAATCGGAAACTGGATTAGCCAATGCAATTGATCAAACTGAATCTTTGGACATACAGCAATGTCCAGATACAAAAGTGAATCACTCTGAAACAACTCGTCTTTCTGCAGACGTGTCCACTGAGTCCAAATTCAAAGAAATTGGACAAAAATCTGAAGAAGCAATGGGACGTTCTAGTCCATCAGATAATACAAAACCGGGACAAGCAGATGAGATCCCTGCAAAATTATTGACAGCTCCCACTCAGTGTGACTCTTCTCGCAAAGGCCATGGGAATTTGATTGAGATGATCGAAACGTTTGGCTGGGAAGAGCGATCTAAACACAGCCATTGTGAGCGCTCTCACAACCACACGACTGCCCAATCCTCCAACTGCCCTTCTATTGGAAAACTAGAGACTACACACCACGGTAGTCCAGTTCTTCAAAATGAATCGGCAGATGAGGATGATATGAAGGATGTTGGGGTAGAACAGCCCAATGAAGGCACCGAAGAAAGGGATTCTTATAAATTGCTTATTAAGCACAGTCATTATCAATCAGGAAGTCATGTTGCTGCAGGAACAAGTAGAATTGTGCCATCACGGTGTTCCTCCAAGAGATCTGATAAGCCTGAGAGAGAAGACCAGAACAAGAAAAATATGAACAGTAGAGCAGACATTACAAGCGTAGACTGTAGAGCCACTGATTTGGGTTTCTCTAGTTTGGGTATGACCACTGCTACTAATGACTTGAATAAAGGTGTCCTCCCTCTCTCCTATCCTAAAGAGCCAAGTCCCAACCCCAGCAATATCCCAGTCTCTCCCTCCCCGGAGGTGATTTTAGGACTTGCCGACAACCTGACCTTGACTCCTGAACATCGCCCCGGTGACTCCGGTCAGGAGAACTTGAGTACTGATGAGAGGGTACTTGGAGTGTCAGGATCACCTCACTCTCCACTGGCAATCTCACCCAAAAGAGAAAATTCAGAAACAGACACAAGAAGTAAAATTGATCATGGACCCAGGATTTGGTGTGATGATAAGTATGGATTACATTCAGGATCCATTTCTGAATTTGGAGTTTGGGGAGCAGGAGAGTCTCTTTCCTTGTCTTTGGGGAAGAAGTATGAGTTAGAGGCAGACAGCGTACTTGTGTGCGGCACACGAGGCCGCAGGACAGAGAATACTGTAACTCCTAACATGAATAATGAAGCGTACAAAAAATACGACATTGCTTTTGGTTATGTTCTGGAGACGAAAGATCACAACAGAATGGATGGAAAGAGGAAGGAAGATAAAGAACCGATAGGAGAAGGAACTTCTGAGGCTGATTTGGTTTGCTGGAAATCAATTGAAGAGATTTCAGAGGCAGATGGGGGAGAGAGATTGCCTAACGATGATGTCAGCAATCTAAATCACGCCAATGATAACACAGACACGCAAATTCAAGTCACGTGGATGGATTCCAACAATAATAATGACTCCACATTTGAGTCACTTGAAATAGCAATGCGTGAAGGACTGAACGCTCTGTCAGAGGACGTGAAACCCGAATTTGTGAGTGTCAAGGTCACGGAATCGGTTTCTAATATTCCCCTCGAAGAGATGCCATTAAGGGCTTCTGTTGCGCCCAATGATGAAGAAGACCGAGAGGGAAGTTTTGCTGGCCAAACATCAAGCACAACACAAACACCATCCCCAGAAGAATCTCATTGTAGCTTAACATCAATTAACACCAGAGAGAGCAAATCTGAAACAAGTCAACATCTCAACAGCAGACCAGAGAGAAGTCCAGATGATCAGACAATCACCCAGGACGGAAACGTTGCACTTTATTTACTAGATGGGTCATTTGGGTCCTTTAATCCGACATGTAAATCTCACGGATCTACAACCAATCAACGTGCAAATAACGGATTACCGTCAGAATCAGATGAAGTGCTGGCGGAGCCTGAAACAAGTGATGCAAGTCTTGTGACTGACAGACCTGTTGATGAACCAAAGACTAAAGATGCCTTTAAGGGACAGCAGTGTGTGAGTTTGAACTCAGGGACGGGTGACGAAGAAAACGTGAAAAGGGGATGCACAAAGAACTCtcgaaagaaaaaggaaactcCCGCCTCCTCCCAAACTACCTTGGAGGCTTTTGCACATGACACTGCCAAGGATGCACTTTCCACAGAAAAAGCCGGCGCGATTAAGAAAGGGCGAAGACGGAAACAACACAAGGCCTTTAAGGCGGCCACTAATTTGGACTCTAGCCCCGAAGTTGCTGATGATGAAAAGAAACCTCTCGCTCCCAAACGCACTTCAACAGACGGAAGCTCAGTGGCGATTGGCGGCctttcaaaaatgaataaaggcAAAAAGGCCAACAATGAAATGTCGGCAGTCCAGTGTCAGCGGAAGAAAGACAAATCTGGATCACACGTCCAATTAGAGACCTCTGAAAAGCCTACTCCGGAGAACCTCAATGCTCCAGTAGAACCAAACCAGGAACAAGAAGGACTTGACAACAGAGCAGAGATCTTTGAAAACAGACAGGAAGTGCTTGATAACAGACCACCGTCAAATAGTGAGAGAGGAATCCGAGTGGATATTAATGACAATAACATAGACGATGATCAGATCTCACAGGCTAACACGCTCGCCACgccatcttcttcttcagcgTCTCCCGTGTCCTCTTCCTCACCCATCCATCAAGCCTCGACAGAGCCAGAGCCAGACCTTCCCACACGTGTGCAGGTATCCCACTCTGGACTTTCATCccaccaactgccttcccaagCAACATCCCATACAACTGCCACAATTAACGCCACTTCTGCCACGAGCCGACAAGCAGCTGTTTCCCAAATTCTTCCAAATGCGGAAGAGGCCACCATCACAACACTGACCAAATCCGACCAGAGTGTTGCGTTCGCCTCAGCATCTTTGGAAATGTCCAAGCCAACTCAGGAGTCATCTTGCAGTTCTTCATGCCGTACCGCCAAACAAGGCTGCACAAAGGATTCGGCCGAAG ATTCCAGTTTCGTCAAGAGAGCAAAAGACAACGAGGAGGATCGTGGACTCTCTAGACATGTTCAAAGGTCCGTCGTCAAAGAAGcaacaggaaacagaagtgGATCCACAGCAAGAACCGCTCCAATCAGTCCAAACAAAAGCCAGCCATTCTCTTCTCATCGGCTGACCGACAAAGAGTCGGCCTGTTCGGTCAAGCGCGGCCATGCGAATTCTGAAGACTTCAAAAACG GTTCTCTCGTGGCTTCTTGTAACGAGTCTGAGAGTGAGGGCTCAGTCCCTGAACTGGTGGAGGAGCCGGTGAGATCTCCTCAACCAAGG TCCTTTTCTTCTGTAGACGAAGGCCCGAACAGACCAAAACAGAGCCGCAGTGAGAAGAAGGCCCGCAAG GCCATGTCAAAACTGGGCCTAAAGCCGGTCCATGGTGTGACCAGAATCACCATAAGAAAGTCCAAGAGCATCCTGTTTGTCATCAGCAGACCAGACGTCTTTAAAAGCCCCGCGTCGgatatttatattgtatttgGGGAGGCCAAG ATCGAGGATCTTTCTCAACAGGCCCACAAAGCCGCTGCAGAGAAATTCAAGGTCCCTGTGACCTCCACCCCCTTGGCGCCCCCCGTCCCGCCCAGCCTCAACGTCAAGGAGGAGagcgaagaggaggaagaggag GTGGACGACGGGGGTCTGGAGCAGAGGGACGTGGAGCTGGTGATGGCTCAGGCCAACGTGTCCCGAGCCAAGGCCGTGCGTGCTCTGCAACACAACAAGAACGACATAGTCAACGCTATCATG GAGCTGACCATGTGA